From the genome of Streptomyces sp. V1I1, one region includes:
- a CDS encoding CBM35 domain-containing protein, with amino-acid sequence MKRLRTLLTGALGLALATAGFLMAPPQQEAAASDNGLSVRPAMGWSSWSFVRRWPTEAKMKAQADALVSSGLKDHGYVYINLDDFYQKCDSNGFVVDQYGRWAVDEAKFPSGIKALADYIHSKGLKFGFYVTPGIAKNAVTRNTPIEGTSYRAKDIADTSRQEKNYNCKNMYYIDYSKPGSQEFVNSWARQFASWGVDYLKIDGVGSHDIPDVRAWDKALRASGRPINYALSNNLAIADAPTWRQLANSWRTQGDVECYCGSGPNGSGFPLTTWDKVTSRFTSAANWQQYAGPGGWNDLDSLEIGNGDQVGLTADQRRSHMTLWAMAASPLLLGTDLTALTATDKAMLTNDRLIAVNQDGVAAKRIVNSSPKQVWSKREAGGDYIVALFNTGTSGNQTVSVNWSQVGFSGAAAVTDLWSGQSGGTVNGSYSVTLRPGETRLIRATPQSGTTVRYEAENASYIAGSTVDTDHGGFSGTGFVNTPNAAGAYVEWTVESATARDAALTIRYANGTTAGRPMDVSVNGTVVSAGRAFNGTGAWTTWADSSLTVPLKAGANTVRVTATTANGAPNLDCIDRG; translated from the coding sequence ATGAAACGTCTGAGAACTCTCCTCACCGGGGCGCTCGGCCTCGCGCTCGCCACGGCGGGATTCCTGATGGCACCGCCGCAGCAGGAGGCCGCAGCCTCCGACAACGGACTGTCCGTCCGGCCCGCGATGGGCTGGTCCAGCTGGAGCTTCGTACGCCGCTGGCCCACCGAGGCCAAAATGAAGGCCCAGGCAGACGCGCTGGTCAGCAGCGGTCTCAAGGACCACGGCTACGTCTATATCAACCTCGACGACTTCTACCAGAAGTGCGACTCCAACGGCTTCGTCGTCGACCAGTACGGACGGTGGGCCGTCGACGAGGCGAAGTTCCCCTCCGGTATCAAGGCGCTCGCGGACTACATCCACTCCAAAGGACTGAAGTTCGGCTTCTACGTCACCCCCGGCATCGCCAAGAACGCCGTCACCAGGAACACGCCGATCGAGGGGACCTCGTACCGCGCGAAGGACATCGCCGACACGTCCAGGCAGGAGAAGAACTACAACTGCAAGAACATGTACTACATCGACTACAGCAAGCCCGGCTCCCAGGAATTCGTGAACTCCTGGGCCCGCCAGTTCGCTTCCTGGGGAGTCGACTACCTCAAGATCGACGGTGTCGGCAGCCATGACATCCCCGACGTCCGCGCCTGGGACAAGGCCCTGCGCGCCTCGGGACGGCCCATCAACTACGCGCTCTCCAACAACCTCGCCATCGCGGACGCGCCCACCTGGCGACAGCTCGCCAACAGCTGGCGCACCCAGGGCGATGTCGAGTGCTACTGCGGCTCCGGGCCCAACGGCAGCGGCTTTCCGCTCACCACGTGGGACAAGGTGACCTCCCGCTTCACCTCGGCCGCGAACTGGCAGCAGTACGCGGGGCCGGGCGGCTGGAACGACCTGGACTCCCTCGAGATCGGCAACGGCGACCAGGTCGGCCTCACCGCCGACCAGCGGCGCTCGCACATGACTCTGTGGGCGATGGCCGCGTCCCCGCTGCTGCTCGGCACCGACCTCACCGCGCTCACCGCCACCGACAAGGCGATGCTGACGAACGACCGGCTGATCGCGGTCAACCAGGACGGCGTCGCAGCCAAACGGATCGTCAACTCCAGCCCGAAACAGGTCTGGAGCAAGCGTGAGGCGGGCGGCGACTACATCGTGGCTCTCTTCAACACCGGCACCTCGGGCAACCAGACCGTCAGCGTGAACTGGTCGCAGGTCGGCTTCTCCGGGGCCGCCGCCGTCACCGACCTCTGGTCTGGCCAGAGCGGCGGCACCGTCAACGGCTCCTACAGCGTGACCCTGCGGCCGGGGGAGACCCGGCTGATCCGGGCCACACCGCAGTCGGGCACCACCGTGCGGTACGAGGCCGAGAACGCTTCGTACATCGCGGGATCGACCGTCGACACCGATCACGGCGGCTTCAGCGGCACCGGCTTCGTCAACACCCCGAACGCGGCGGGCGCCTATGTGGAGTGGACGGTCGAATCGGCGACCGCACGCGACGCGGCACTGACCATCCGATACGCCAACGGCACCACGGCGGGCCGCCCGATGGACGTCTCCGTCAACGGCACGGTCGTCTCGGCGGGCCGGGCCTTCAACGGCACGGGCGCCTGGACCACCTGGGCCGACTCCAGCCTCACCGTCCCGCTCAAGGCAGGCGCCAACACCGTTCGGGTCACCGCCACCACGGCGAACGGCGCACCCAACCTCGACTGCATCGACAGGGGATAA
- a CDS encoding sorbosone dehydrogenase family protein: MHRSKSKKALFGTAAAAGAAALVAGLVQSAGATEPKDVGVAGAPTAITTISTGWSIPWGTYWMPDGSTALVTERNSFKVFKVTPSGAKTQVGSVPNSQTTGGEGGLMGVAVDPDWASNHYVYFMHTSSDGNRIARMTYDGTSLTGYKAILQGIKKAKYHNGGRLAFGPDGYLYATTGDAQTTSLAQDKNSLNGKILRLTKDGKPAPGNPFNNHVFSLGHRNPQGIAFDAQGRLWEAELGQSSKDELNLIKSGKNYGWPTCEGNCSVSGMTNPKKTWGVAEASPSGIAVVDGAVYMAALRGERLWQIPINAGNENVGTAKAHYVGTYGRLRAVTKVPGSNQLWLSTTNADGNGGEPAGSDKIFRVTIS; the protein is encoded by the coding sequence ATGCACCGCAGCAAGTCGAAGAAGGCCCTGTTCGGCACGGCCGCCGCGGCAGGCGCCGCGGCGCTCGTCGCCGGTCTCGTCCAGTCCGCGGGCGCCACCGAGCCGAAGGACGTCGGCGTCGCGGGCGCGCCGACCGCCATAACCACCATCTCCACCGGCTGGTCCATCCCCTGGGGCACGTACTGGATGCCCGACGGCTCCACCGCCCTGGTCACCGAGCGCAATTCCTTCAAGGTCTTCAAGGTGACGCCGTCCGGCGCGAAGACCCAGGTCGGCTCCGTCCCCAACTCCCAGACCACAGGCGGCGAAGGCGGGCTGATGGGCGTCGCCGTCGACCCGGACTGGGCGTCGAACCACTACGTGTACTTCATGCACACGTCGTCCGACGGCAATCGCATCGCGCGTATGACCTACGACGGCACGTCGCTCACCGGCTACAAGGCCATCCTTCAGGGGATCAAGAAGGCGAAGTACCACAACGGCGGCCGGCTGGCCTTCGGTCCGGACGGCTATCTGTACGCCACCACGGGGGACGCCCAGACCACCAGCCTCGCCCAGGACAAGAACTCCCTCAACGGCAAGATCCTCCGGCTGACGAAGGACGGCAAGCCGGCGCCGGGCAACCCGTTCAACAACCATGTCTTCAGCCTGGGCCACCGCAATCCGCAGGGCATCGCCTTCGACGCCCAGGGCCGCCTGTGGGAGGCCGAGCTCGGCCAGAGCTCCAAGGATGAGCTCAACCTCATCAAGTCCGGCAAGAACTACGGCTGGCCGACCTGCGAGGGCAACTGCTCCGTCTCCGGCATGACCAACCCGAAGAAGACCTGGGGCGTCGCCGAGGCCTCGCCCAGCGGCATCGCCGTCGTCGACGGCGCGGTCTACATGGCGGCGCTGCGGGGCGAGCGGCTCTGGCAGATCCCGATCAACGCCGGCAATGAGAACGTCGGCACGGCGAAGGCGCACTACGTCGGCACGTACGGGCGGCTGCGCGCGGTCACCAAGGTGCCAGGCTCGAACCAGCTGTGGCTCTCCACGACCAACGCGGACGGGAACGGAGGTGAGCCGGCCGGCTCGGACAAGATCTTCCGGGTGACGATCAGCTAG
- a CDS encoding LysR substrate-binding domain-containing protein: MYDPAQLRTFLAVAQTLSFTQAARRLGLRQSTVSQHVRRLEDATGRQLFTRDTHSVELTEDGEAMLGFARTILQSHERAAAFFTGTRLRGRLRFGASEDFVLTRLPEILESFRRDHPEVDLELTVELSGTLHEQLAAGRLDLVLAKRRAGESPGELVWRDRMIWIAADGVRIDPDRPVPLILFPPPAVTRARALDVLERHGRPWRIACTSGSLSGLVAAARAGLGVMAHTRGLVPPGLVPVPDRAGLPELGTVDFVLLHGRRRNAAQEAADALAAAVLASGDRLHGPVGR; this comes from the coding sequence ATGTACGACCCGGCCCAGCTCCGTACCTTCCTCGCGGTCGCCCAGACCCTGAGCTTCACCCAGGCCGCCCGCCGGCTCGGGCTGCGGCAGTCGACGGTGAGCCAGCATGTGCGGCGACTGGAGGACGCGACCGGGCGGCAGTTGTTCACCCGGGACACGCACAGCGTGGAACTCACCGAGGACGGCGAGGCGATGCTCGGCTTCGCCCGGACGATCCTCCAGTCGCACGAGCGCGCGGCCGCGTTCTTCACGGGTACGCGGCTGCGCGGGCGGCTGCGTTTCGGGGCGTCCGAGGACTTCGTGCTGACCCGGCTCCCGGAGATCCTGGAGTCGTTCCGGCGTGATCACCCCGAGGTCGATCTGGAGCTCACCGTCGAGCTGTCCGGCACGCTGCACGAGCAGTTGGCGGCCGGCCGGCTGGATCTGGTGCTCGCCAAGCGCCGGGCGGGCGAATCGCCGGGCGAGCTGGTCTGGCGCGATCGCATGATCTGGATCGCGGCCGACGGCGTACGCATCGATCCGGATCGCCCGGTCCCGCTGATCCTCTTCCCGCCGCCGGCCGTGACCCGGGCCCGTGCGCTCGACGTCCTGGAACGGCACGGCCGCCCGTGGCGCATCGCGTGCACGAGTGGCAGCCTCAGCGGCCTGGTCGCCGCCGCCCGCGCGGGTCTCGGCGTGATGGCCCACACCCGCGGACTGGTCCCGCCGGGCCTGGTGCCCGTCCCCGACCGCGCCGGGCTGCCGGAGCTGGGCACGGTGGACTTCGTACTGCTGCACGGCCGCCGCCGGAACGCGGCGCAGGAGGCCGCGGACGCACTGGCCGCTGCGGTCCTGGCGAGCGGCGACCGGCTGCACGGACCGGTCGGCCGCTGA
- a CDS encoding long-chain fatty acid--CoA ligase: MAAAPQVGGLADAVFDHAADDPDRVALGRKDAAGNWQNVSSAQFRDEVLALAKGLIAHGVRFGDRVALMCPTRYEWTLFDFALWTVGAQSIPVYPTSSAEQVFWMLHDAEVTACMVEHEDHAMTIGSVIDRLPQLKRLWQLDAGAVDELFQAGGHIDDEVVHRHRRAVTPDSIATVIYTSGTTGRPKGCVITHANFMFETDTLIDRWEPVFHSKPGDEAATLLFLPLAHVFGRMVEVAAVRGRVKLGHQPVLQASALLPDLAAFRPTFILAVPYIFEKVFNAARRKAEAEGKTGPFDKAVDVAVKYAEAMEHRAFGLGPGPTAGLRIQHQLFEKLVYGKVRDAMGGRVRHAMSGGSGMNRQLGLFFEGAGVTVFEGYGLTESTAAATANPPERTRYGTVGQPIPGTTVHIAEDGEVWLHGANIFSGYLGDPKSTDAVLHDGWLATGDLGALDEDGYLTITGRKKEILVTSGGKSVSPVGLEERVRGHPLVAQCIVVGNDRPYIAALVTVDQEAVDHWLAMQNKPPLPPAELVRDPDLEKEIRRAVVAANTLVSKAESIRTFRILAHPFSEELGLLTPSLKLKRKAIEAAYAVEVDALYS; encoded by the coding sequence ATGGCCGCAGCGCCTCAGGTCGGCGGACTTGCGGACGCGGTCTTCGACCATGCCGCGGACGATCCTGACCGGGTCGCGCTCGGCCGCAAGGACGCGGCGGGCAACTGGCAGAACGTGAGCTCCGCGCAGTTCCGCGACGAAGTGCTGGCGCTGGCCAAGGGACTGATCGCGCACGGTGTGCGGTTCGGGGACCGTGTCGCGCTGATGTGCCCTACGCGCTACGAGTGGACTCTCTTCGACTTCGCGCTCTGGACGGTCGGCGCCCAGTCCATCCCGGTCTACCCCACCTCGTCCGCCGAGCAGGTCTTCTGGATGCTGCACGACGCCGAGGTGACCGCGTGCATGGTGGAGCACGAGGACCACGCCATGACCATCGGCTCGGTGATCGACCGGCTGCCGCAGCTGAAGCGGTTGTGGCAGCTGGACGCCGGGGCCGTCGACGAACTGTTCCAGGCGGGCGGCCACATCGACGACGAGGTGGTGCACCGGCACCGGAGGGCGGTGACCCCCGACTCGATCGCCACCGTGATCTACACCTCCGGCACCACCGGTCGCCCCAAGGGCTGTGTGATCACCCACGCCAACTTCATGTTCGAGACCGACACCCTGATCGACCGATGGGAGCCGGTCTTCCACTCCAAGCCCGGCGACGAGGCAGCCACGCTGCTCTTTCTGCCGCTCGCCCATGTCTTCGGGCGGATGGTCGAGGTCGCGGCGGTACGCGGCCGGGTCAAGCTCGGCCATCAGCCGGTGCTCCAGGCGAGCGCGCTGCTGCCGGATCTGGCGGCCTTCCGGCCGACGTTCATCCTGGCCGTCCCGTACATCTTCGAGAAGGTCTTCAACGCCGCCCGCCGCAAGGCCGAGGCCGAGGGGAAGACGGGCCCCTTCGACAAGGCCGTCGATGTGGCGGTGAAGTACGCGGAGGCGATGGAGCACCGGGCCTTCGGGCTCGGCCCAGGCCCGACCGCCGGACTGCGGATACAGCACCAGCTGTTCGAGAAGCTCGTGTACGGCAAGGTCCGCGACGCGATGGGCGGCCGCGTCCGGCACGCGATGTCCGGCGGCTCCGGCATGAACCGTCAGCTCGGCCTCTTCTTCGAAGGCGCGGGCGTCACCGTCTTCGAGGGATACGGACTCACCGAGTCGACCGCGGCGGCGACGGCGAACCCGCCCGAGCGCACGCGGTACGGCACGGTCGGCCAGCCGATCCCCGGCACCACAGTGCACATCGCGGAGGACGGCGAGGTGTGGCTGCACGGCGCCAATATCTTCTCCGGATATCTGGGCGACCCGAAGTCCACCGACGCCGTGCTGCACGACGGGTGGCTGGCCACCGGCGATCTCGGGGCGCTCGACGAGGACGGCTATCTGACCATCACCGGGCGCAAGAAGGAGATCCTGGTGACCTCGGGCGGCAAGAGCGTCTCGCCCGTGGGCCTGGAGGAGCGGGTGCGCGGCCATCCGCTGGTCGCCCAGTGCATCGTCGTCGGCAATGACCGTCCGTACATCGCGGCCTTGGTCACCGTGGACCAGGAGGCTGTCGACCACTGGCTCGCCATGCAGAACAAACCGCCGCTTCCACCGGCCGAGCTGGTGCGGGACCCGGATCTGGAGAAGGAGATCCGCCGGGCGGTGGTGGCCGCCAACACCCTGGTGTCGAAGGCCGAGTCGATCCGTACGTTCCGGATACTGGCGCACCCCTTCAGCGAGGAGCTCGGTCTGCTCACCCCCTCGCTGAAGCTCAAGCGGAAGGCGATCGAGGCGGCGTACGCGGTCGAGGTGGACGCGCTCTACAGCTGA
- a CDS encoding bile acid:sodium symporter family protein encodes MSRRALQFPSWLPIDPYIMALLGTVVLAALLPASGATADVVGGASTGAASLLFFLYGARLSTREALDGLRHWRLHLTVLAATFLLFPLLGLAARGLEPLVLTPQLYSGLLFLCLVPSTIQSSIAFTSMARGNVPAAICAGSFSSLAGILVTPLLAALLLGGGAGGFSADSLLKIVLQLLVPFLAGQLLRRWIGGFLTRHKKALGYVDRGSILLVVYTAFSEGMVAGVWHQVTPLRLGALLLVEAVLLAAMLGLTWYGSKRLGFGRADRIAIQFAGSKKSLAAGLPMASVLFGAQASLAVLPLMLFHQMQLMVCAVIAKRRARDTEAVSFPSPLPSRPQYAGADAPVPR; translated from the coding sequence ATGAGCCGCCGCGCGTTGCAGTTCCCGTCCTGGCTGCCGATCGATCCGTACATCATGGCGCTGCTCGGGACCGTGGTCCTCGCGGCTCTGCTCCCGGCGTCGGGCGCGACGGCCGATGTGGTCGGCGGGGCGTCGACCGGGGCGGCGTCGCTGCTGTTCTTCCTGTACGGGGCGCGGCTGTCGACGCGCGAGGCGCTCGACGGGCTCAGGCACTGGCGGCTCCATCTGACGGTGCTGGCCGCGACGTTCCTGCTCTTCCCGCTGCTGGGCCTCGCGGCGCGGGGCCTCGAGCCGCTGGTGCTCACCCCGCAGCTCTACAGCGGTCTGCTGTTCCTCTGCCTGGTCCCGTCGACCATCCAGTCGTCGATCGCCTTCACCTCGATGGCCCGCGGCAACGTCCCGGCGGCGATCTGCGCCGGCTCCTTCTCCAGCCTCGCCGGCATCCTCGTGACACCGCTGCTCGCGGCCCTGCTGCTGGGCGGCGGCGCGGGCGGCTTCTCAGCGGACTCGCTGCTGAAGATCGTGCTCCAGCTGCTGGTGCCGTTCCTGGCGGGGCAGTTGCTGAGGCGGTGGATCGGCGGCTTCCTGACCCGCCACAAGAAGGCGCTCGGGTACGTCGACCGCGGCTCGATCCTGCTCGTCGTCTACACGGCCTTCAGCGAAGGCATGGTCGCGGGCGTCTGGCACCAGGTGACGCCGCTGCGGCTGGGGGCGCTGCTGCTGGTCGAGGCGGTGCTGCTGGCGGCGATGCTGGGGCTGACGTGGTACGGCTCGAAGCGGCTCGGCTTCGGGCGGGCGGACCGGATCGCGATCCAGTTCGCGGGCTCGAAGAAGAGCTTGGCGGCGGGGCTGCCGATGGCGAGCGTGCTGTTCGGGGCGCAGGCGAGCTTGGCCGTGCTGCCGTTGATGCTCTTTCACCAGATGCAGTTGATGGTGTGCGCGGTGATCGCGAAGCGGCGGGCGCGGGATACGGAGGCGGTGTCTTTCCCCTCCCCGCTCCCCTCCCGGCCGCAGTACGCGGGCGCTGACGCCCCTGTGCCCCGGTGA
- a CDS encoding LamG-like jellyroll fold domain-containing protein, whose product MCSPLHQPDGPLAPAASRRTFLRATGLTGAATAAAAAAGGLATAAPAAALPQQKSADNVASWRPDPDSPRFTLVVMPDTQYLFDGASINSAPVEASLRYILDHGREENIVFLSHLGDLTENGQPREFGPLSEAFELLDRRRVGYSVVAGNHDIKSSTDDQRGRTPYLDAFGPQRMSRLPTFGGATPDGYNTYHLFRAAGREWLVLALDWRPSAASRAWARDVIAKHPKTPVVLTTHELVYADQYGDEAEFSPHGKHLWDELIADHDQIFLTLNGHYWPAARTTRTNTAGHDVHLHITNYQNRYYGGSAMIRLYRFDLARNTIDVETISPWILGRAGDGLNELERREIEMTGPQDSFSVPIDFEKRFAGFAPVAARGPRPAAKMLLPGTVAYWRFDGTHQDGSPADAALRVPDLSGNRNDLTRETVPGTPADALRWSRSHHPDQPGHGSLYFDGGKPPLRGAYLRTAGNAPLNAKTFRSGYTIEAFIKLPADWDAGHHAWGSILSRRGTLGAAGKTEGDPEEPVGTLSLSDGPGPQWAAAPLNQPGAVTNWGHELEREVWWHLAVVNDGKHTTMYVDGCPVARNPATRTSGLATLGLPWLVGGYEYGGTLDQLLHGWLGDVRIVERALPVRDFMIA is encoded by the coding sequence ATGTGCAGTCCGCTCCACCAGCCCGACGGCCCCCTCGCACCCGCCGCAAGCCGTCGTACGTTCCTGCGTGCCACCGGACTCACGGGCGCGGCCACCGCTGCCGCAGCCGCCGCCGGGGGACTGGCCACCGCGGCGCCCGCCGCGGCCCTGCCGCAGCAGAAGTCCGCTGACAACGTTGCCAGTTGGCGTCCCGACCCAGACAGTCCCAGATTCACGCTCGTCGTCATGCCGGACACCCAGTACCTCTTCGACGGCGCCAGCATCAACTCCGCGCCCGTCGAGGCCTCCCTGCGCTACATACTCGACCACGGGCGCGAAGAGAACATCGTTTTCCTGTCCCATCTCGGCGATCTCACCGAGAACGGGCAGCCGCGCGAATTCGGACCACTGAGCGAGGCCTTCGAGCTCCTGGACCGCCGGCGCGTCGGCTACAGCGTCGTCGCAGGCAACCACGACATCAAGTCCTCGACCGACGACCAGCGCGGCCGCACCCCCTACCTGGACGCCTTCGGCCCGCAGCGGATGAGCAGGCTGCCCACCTTCGGCGGGGCCACGCCCGACGGCTACAACACGTATCACCTCTTCCGCGCCGCCGGCCGCGAGTGGCTGGTCCTCGCCCTCGACTGGCGGCCGTCGGCGGCCTCCCGCGCCTGGGCCAGAGACGTCATCGCCAAGCACCCGAAGACGCCCGTCGTTCTGACCACGCACGAACTGGTGTACGCGGACCAGTACGGCGACGAGGCCGAGTTCTCCCCGCACGGCAAGCACCTGTGGGACGAGCTGATAGCCGACCACGACCAGATCTTCCTCACGCTCAACGGCCACTACTGGCCCGCCGCCCGCACCACCCGCACGAACACCGCCGGCCACGACGTGCATCTGCACATCACCAACTACCAGAACCGCTACTACGGCGGCAGCGCGATGATCCGCCTCTACCGCTTCGACCTCGCCAGGAACACCATCGACGTGGAAACGATCTCTCCGTGGATCCTCGGCCGCGCGGGCGACGGGCTCAACGAACTGGAGCGCCGCGAGATCGAAATGACCGGCCCCCAGGACAGCTTCTCCGTCCCCATCGACTTCGAGAAGCGCTTCGCCGGATTCGCGCCCGTCGCCGCCCGGGGACCCCGCCCCGCCGCGAAGATGCTCCTTCCCGGCACTGTCGCCTACTGGCGCTTCGACGGCACGCACCAGGACGGCTCCCCGGCCGACGCCGCGCTCCGCGTCCCCGACCTGTCGGGCAACCGCAACGACCTGACGAGGGAGACCGTCCCCGGCACCCCGGCCGACGCCCTGCGCTGGTCGAGAAGCCACCACCCCGACCAGCCGGGCCACGGCAGCCTCTACTTCGACGGCGGCAAGCCCCCGCTGCGCGGCGCTTATCTGCGTACGGCGGGCAACGCCCCGCTCAACGCCAAGACGTTCCGCTCCGGCTACACCATCGAGGCGTTCATCAAGCTCCCCGCCGACTGGGACGCCGGGCACCACGCCTGGGGTTCGATCCTCAGCCGCCGCGGCACACTCGGCGCCGCCGGAAAGACCGAAGGCGACCCGGAAGAGCCCGTCGGCACCCTCTCCCTGTCCGACGGACCCGGCCCGCAGTGGGCGGCCGCTCCGCTCAACCAGCCCGGAGCCGTCACCAACTGGGGCCATGAGCTGGAGCGCGAGGTCTGGTGGCATCTCGCCGTCGTCAACGACGGAAAGCACACCACGATGTACGTCGACGGCTGCCCGGTCGCCCGTAACCCCGCCACCCGCACCAGCGGCCTCGCCACCCTCGGCCTGCCCTGGCTGGTGGGCGGCTACGAGTACGGCGGCACCCTCGACCAGCTGCTGCACGGCTGGCTCGGCGATGTGCGCATCGTCGAACGTGCTCTGCCCGTACGTGACTTCATGATCGCCTGA
- a CDS encoding (2Fe-2S) ferredoxin domain-containing protein, which produces MTTTYAIRPFHARPCTLVVCRGCCCGDGRKNPGTDHEGQLARLRAAAAGSGGRLAVRTSDCLGPCGQANVIVVQPSSEGRRRGARAAWVGWALDDDATDDVLAWAIAGGPGLAEPPATLALQLIPPPSDARRRAR; this is translated from the coding sequence GTGACGACGACGTACGCCATACGCCCCTTCCATGCCCGTCCCTGCACTCTGGTCGTCTGCCGCGGATGCTGCTGCGGCGACGGCCGCAAGAACCCCGGCACCGACCACGAAGGGCAGTTGGCCAGGCTGCGCGCCGCCGCCGCGGGCTCCGGGGGACGGCTTGCCGTCCGGACCAGTGACTGCCTCGGGCCATGCGGGCAGGCCAATGTGATCGTGGTCCAGCCCTCCAGCGAGGGCCGACGCCGAGGGGCCCGCGCGGCCTGGGTCGGCTGGGCGCTCGACGACGACGCGACGGACGACGTCCTGGCGTGGGCCATCGCTGGCGGCCCCGGACTGGCCGAACCCCCGGCCACCCTGGCCCTCCAGCTGATCCCGCCGCCCTCCGACGCGCGCCGCCGTGCCCGCTGA